A single Osmerus mordax isolate fOsmMor3 chromosome 9, fOsmMor3.pri, whole genome shotgun sequence DNA region contains:
- the LOC136949457 gene encoding pentraxin-related protein PTX3-like, with protein MHTHTLWSISMCVCWVCRLVCVLCWMCVSLCVTREEYEVNYTDHYDNEITQEQQREESTETPCQAAELTRWDKLFIALEDSHMRQNMLLEALDDCCGGMASLTAKVDRLTTGTCQQCVPTLESVCRGEAEQVRLRLQQGLVELSAEGEQRERRINATLQQLLQSSQEQNALLGRLEAEKQRGEETGGQWPMGPGNGGMVPGLGEGLKGTGQLAMKPGGLGAGLAGKPVPSSLKEQDVTSSTDVMMLERALVTIAKELQKVQVQLSLLTEEEMEGGGNRKKRGS; from the exons atgcacacacacacactctggagcatcagtatgtgtgtgtgctgggtctgccgtctggtgtgtgtgctctgctggatgtgtgtgtcgctgtgtgtgaCCAGGGAAGAGTACGAGGTAAACTACACCGATCACTACGACAACGAGATCACACAGgagcaacagagag AGGAGTCAACAGAAACACCATGCCAGGCTGCAGAGTTAACCCGCTGGGATAAGCTGTTCATTGCCCTGGAGGACTCCCACATGAGGCAGAACATGTTGCTGGAAGCCCTGGACGACTGCTGCGGAGGGATGGCTTCCCTCACAGCCAAGGTGGACCGGCTGACGACAGGGACCTGCCAGCAGTGTGTTCCCACCCTGGAGTCAGTGTGCCGGGGTGAGGCGGAGcaggtgaggctgaggctgcAGCAAGGCCTAGTGGAGCTCAGTGccgagggagagcagagggagaggaggatcaaTGCAACACTGCAGCAACTCCTGCAGAGCAGCCAGGAGCAGAACGCCCTGCTTGGCAGGCTGGAGGCCGAGAagcagagaggtgaagagacagGGGGGCAATGGCCAATGGGGCCTGGGAATGGTGGGATGGTTCCTGGTTTGGGGGAGGGGCTTAAGGGAACAGGACAACTAGCAATGAAGCCCGGAGGTTTGGGGGCGGGATTAGCAGGGAAGCCTGTCCCATCAAGCCTGAAGGAACAGGATGTGACATCTTCAACCGACGTGATGATGCTAGAGAGGGCCCTGGTTACCATCGCAAAGGAGCTTCAGAAGGTGCAGGTACAACTGAGTTTGCTTAcggaagaagagatggagggaggagggaacaggaaaaagagaggatcatga
- the slc35g2a gene encoding solute carrier family 35 member G2a, with protein sequence MESTHLLGSSKKRVKIHPHTVTAKYATQAPFSPKPGVHTHFPQPGDEGYDDAPSFEDFGSFLEESSDRKKLTEGRKWPCRTLFGGKDKSKDASHKPTVVGMEGGDGGVKGTGRGVGEQLASFGQASVSASRLTWVGVLAAAAANGCVMVLTRLAAERFGLGPLFLLLVRSVLQLLSLAVPLQQGEHPLGPEGFRLRVALFGFAYSLSLCCTYSSLSFISPDDATVFWRLATTALSATLAFLLLEERLGLADGAAVAAGVCGLGLALVPDAGETGLGAPERLGSSEVPVMFWRSAFGWSLSAMAGLWMALALVGYRSLKERVSVSTALFAISWTSCVSAGGSMVLLQEGMVWHSGALAWCLLLGLCVCAVGGFLGVTHALSRIHPALVSASQSIEIPVAMVLQFAVLLWEPTVCEIIGGVVVTASVGWLVAMKLLPSRTTGRRQREEYEEILDSPIK encoded by the coding sequence ATGGAGTCCACCCACCTCCTGGGAAGTTCTAAGAAGCGAGTGAAGATTCACCCTCACACTGTCACTGCCAAGTACGCCACACAGGCGCCCTTCTCCCCCAAGCCCGGcgtccacacacacttcccccagCCTGGGGACGAGGGCTACGATGACGCACCCTCCTTTGAAGACTTCGGCTCCTTCCTGGAGGAAAGCTCGGACAGGAAGAAGCTGACCGAGGGCAGGAAGTGGCCTTGTCGGACTCTGTTTGGGGGCAAGGACAAAAGCAAAGACGCGTCCCACAAGCCCACggtggtggggatggaggggggagatgggggggtgaagggcaccgggaggggggtgggagagcagCTGGCGAGCTTTGGCCAAGCGTCCGTGTCAGCGTCGCGGCTGACATGGGTGGGTGTGCTGGCAGCGGCGGCGGCTAACGGCTGCGTGATGGTTCTGACCCGCCTGGCGGCAGAACGCTTCGGCCTGGGCCCCCTGTTTCTCCTCTTGGTACGGTCCGTGCTCCAGCTGCTCTCCCTGGCCGTACCACTACAGCAGGGGGAGCATCCCCTGGGCCCTGAGGGCTTCCGTCTCCGCGTGGCCCTGTTTGGCTTTGCCTACTCCCTCTCCCTTTGCTGTACCTACTCCTCCTTGTCCTTCATCTCCCCCGACGATGCCACAGTATTCTGGCGCCTGGCAACCACTGCCCTATCAGCGACGCTGGCCTTcctgctcctggaggagaggctgggattgGCCGATGgggcggcggtggcggcgggggTGTGTGGGCTGGGGCTGGCGCTGGTCCCAGACGCGGGCGAGACCGGGTTGGGGGCGCCGGAGCGATTGGGATCCAGCGAGGTGCCTGTCATGTTTTGGAGGAGTGCGTTTGGCTGGTCGCTGTCAGCAATGGCAGGGTTGTGGATGGCCCTGGCACTAGTCGGGTACCGCTCGCTCAAAGAGCGGGTCAGTGTCAGCACAGCCCTGTTCGCCATCAGCTGGACCAGCTGTGTGTCGGCGGGGGGCTCCATGGTCCTGCTCCAGGAGGGGATGGTCTGGCACTCGGGGGCCCTGGCGTGGTGCCTTCTcctggggctgtgtgtctgtgccgtgGGGGGGTTCCTGGGGGTCACCCACGCCCTCTCCCGGATACACCCTGCCCTGGTGTCCGCCTCTCAGAGCATCGAGATCCCTGTGGCGATGGTGCTACAGTTTGCTGTGCTGCTGTGGGAGCCAACCGTCTGTGAGATAATAGGGGGCGTGGTAGTGACGGCGAGCGTGGGTTGGCTGGTGGCAATGAAGCTCCTCCCCTCTCGCACCactgggaggagacagagggaggagtacGAGGAAATTCTGGACTCACCCATCAAATAA